AGAGCAGCTACAGATCATCCAAATAGCAGCAGACGTCATCTACGCTGATCTAGAAGTCAAAGAAGACGAGGTGAAATTTTTGCGAGTACTGCGCACCATGCTCAATGTCTCGGACTCAGTGATTCTGACTCAGTTTCCTCAGCTTGCCAAAGACTTCATGTGGGAAGATGAATTTACCGACAGCTACGTCCAAGAACTCTACAGCAACTACTTCAAAAACAAAGAAATGCCCATATTTGATGTATCAGATGTCATGGATATCACTCAAGATGTCCTCAAGGATATGAACTAGTACTGGTGCTTTCTCCGTGCTGGGAGACAATTTTTCCAAATTATATCCTCACGGAGGACTGGACAA
The DNA window shown above is from Reichenbachiella sp. 5M10 and carries:
- a CDS encoding TerB family tellurite resistance protein; protein product: MSTPTFHNLLLRTAFSFMTCDGHIDKKEVVSIMQMAQNKHTFGDIEIDQELEKMLKKINLKGTEYLKDYFRKVHKAGLTDEEQLQIIQIAADVIYADLEVKEDEVKFLRVLRTMLNVSDSVILTQFPQLAKDFMWEDEFTDSYVQELYSNYFKNKEMPIFDVSDVMDITQDVLKDMN